CGTCGCCCGGCACGAGGTACTGCGCACCGCCCTGATCGAGGTCGACGGACGCCCCGTCCAACGCATCGCCGACCACGCCACCGTCCCCACCCAGTGGCACGACCTCACCACCACCCCCGCCACCGCCGAGCAGCGCCTCGACCACGCCCGCGACCTGGCCACCGCCTTCTCCACCCGGCCCTTCGACCTCGCCACCGCCCCGCTCCTGCGCTGCGCCGCCTGGACCCTGGACACCGACGACCACCTCGTCACCGTCACCTTCCACCACGTCGCCTCCGACGGCTGGTCCGCCAAGATCTTCACCGACGAACTCACCGCCCACTACGAAGCACGCACCACCCACACCACCCCCACCCTCCCGACGCTCCCCGTCCAGTACGCCGACTTCGCCTCCTGGCAACGCAACCACCTCACCGGCCAGGTCCTCGACGACCAACTCGCCCACTGGCGCACCGCCCTGGCCGACCTCACCACCCTCGACCTCCCCACCGACCACCCCCGGCCCACCACCCGCACCGGCCGCGGCGCCACCATCACCCACACCCTCCCCACCACCCTCATCACCCAACTCGAAACCCTCGCCCGCACCCACCGGGCCACCACCTTCATGGTCCTGCTCGCCGCCTTCCACACCGTCCTCGCCCGCTGGTCCGGACAGACCGACATCGCCATCGGCACCCCCATCGCCGGCCGCAACCGCGCCGAAACCGAAGGCCTCATCGGCTTCTTCGTCAACACCCTCGTCACCCGCACCGACCTCACCGACAACCCCACCTTCACCACCCACCTCACCCGCGTCCGCGACAACGTCCTCAACGCCTTCGACCACCAAGACCTCCCCTTCGAACGCCTCGTCGAAGACCTCAAACCCCCACGCGACCCCAGCCGCAACCCCCTCTTCCAGGTGCTGTTCGACGTCAACGACCGGCCCGCCACCCGGGTCACCGCTGCCGGGGCCGAGTTCACGCCCGTCGATCTCCCGCGGAACACGGCGAAGTTCGATCTCTCGCTCTCCTTCGGCACGGGCCGGGAGGGTCGCTTCTCCCTCCATGTCGAGTACGCCACCGACCTCTTCGACCGGGCGACCGTCCTCCGCCTGGCCTCCCATGTCGAAAGCGTCCTGACCGAGATCGCCCACTCGCCCCGCACCAGGGTCGGCGACCTGCGGATGCTTTCCGAGGAGGAGCGGAAGAGCGTCGAGGCCCTCAGCGCGCCGGTCGAGGTGGCCGGTGAGCCGCCGTCGGTCCTGGAGGCGTTCGCGGCCCAGGTGGCACGCGACCCGGACGCGGTGGCCGTGGTCTGCGGAGAACAACACCTCACCTACCGCGAACTGGCCGACCGCTCCGACGCACTCGCCGACACCCTGCACGCCACCGGAGTCCGACCCGAATCCCGGGTCGGCGTCTGCCTGGAACGCAGCCCATGGCTGCCCGTCGCACTCCTCGGCATCTGGAAAGCCGGCGGCGCCTACGTCCCGCTCGACCCCGCCTACCCCCACGCCCGCCTCACCCACATGGCCCAGGACGCGGCCCTCACCTGCATCGTCACCCAGCACGAGCTGGCCGACCTGGCCACCTCACTGCACCGCACACCCGTCCTGGTCGAAGACCTCCCCGCCACCGGCACCCACACCCCGCACCCGCCGGCCGGGAACACGCTCGCCTACATCATCTACACCTCCGGCTCCACCGGCCGACCCAAGGGCGTCGCCGTCGACCACCCCGCCCTCGCCCGCCACACCCACACCATCCGCGAGCACTACCGACTCACCCCCCACGACCGCGTCCTGCAGTTCGCCTCCTACTCCTTCGACGCCGCACTCGAACAGACCCTCCCCGGCCTCACCGCCGGAGCCCGGGTGGTGATCCGCCCCGACCAGATGTGGACCATCGAGGAACTCCGCGAGCAGATCCACACCCATGGCATCACCGTCATGGAGCTGGTCCCCACCTACTGGGCCGAGTTCGCCGCCGGCCTCACCCCCGCCTCCCGCAACCCCCTCGCGACACTGCGCCTGGTGATCACCGGCGGCGAGGTCCTACCGCCCGCTCCCACCGACGCCTGGTTCACCCACCTCCCGCACATCCCCGTCGTCAACACCTACGGCCCCACCGAAACCGCCATCGCCGCCACCGCCCACACCGTCCGGCGGCGCACCGCCGACCGCATCCCCATCGGCATCGCTCTGGGCAGCCGGCGGACCTACGTCCTCGACCCCCACGGCAACCCCACCCCCCTCGGCATCCCCGGCGAACTGTGCATCGGCGGCCCCGAACTCGCCCGCGGCTACCACCACCAACCCGCCCTCACCGCAGACCGCTTCACCCCCGACCCCCACGGACCCGCCGGCAGCCGCATCTACCACACCGGCGACCGCGTCCGCCGACTCCCCGACGGCACCCTCCACTACCTCGGCCGCCTCGACAACCAGATCAAACTCCGCGGCCACCGCATCGAACTCGACGAAATCCAAACCACCCTCACCAACCACCCCCACATCACCACAGCCATCACCACCATCCGCGAAGACCGACCCGGACACCCCCACCTCACCGCCCACTACACCACCACCGACACCACCCCCCTCACCACCACCACCCTCCGCACCTGGTGCACCACCACCCTCCCCGACCACATGATCCCCACCCACTTCATCCACCTCACCACCCTCCCCACCACCCCCACCGGCAAAATCGACCACAAAGCCCTCCCCGCACCCACCACCGACGAGGGCGCCAAGAGCACCTCCTTCGTCGAACCCGGCACGCCCACCGAAGACGTGATCGCCAGTATCTGGTCCGTCGCCCTGGGCATCGACCGGGTGGGCGTCGAGGACAACTTCTTCGAACTCGGCGGCCACTCGCTGCGGGCCACCGTCGTCGCCTCCCGGATGCGCCAGGCGTTCGACTGCCCCGTCCAGGTCCGGCACGTCTTCGAGAACCCGACCGTCGCCGCGTTGGCGGTCACCGTGGAACAGCTCCTGATCGACGAGATCGCCGCCATGAGCGGGGACGAGATCGACCTGTCCCTCCACCTCCACCTCCAGTGACCAGCCGAACGAGGATCTGACATGTCAATCACCACGGAAACCGCCGAGCCCCCTCTCCGCCAGGCCCTCACGCCCGCCGCGCGAGCCCTGCTGAACCAGCGCCTGCGCGGTGTGCGGGCCGCCGCCGGCCAGGTCGCTCCGGAGATCCCGCGCCTCGCCCCGGGCGCCACCGCGGTGCCGCTGTCCAGCGCGCAGCAGCGCCTCAACTTCCTGGACCAGTTGCAGCCCGGCAGCACCGAGTACCTGATGCCCGCCGTCTGGCGACTGTCCGGGGAGCTCGACCGCTCCGCACTGGAGCTCGCCCTCGGCGACCTGGTCCAGCGGCACCCGCAGCTGCGGACCCGCTTCCCGAGCCGCGGCGGCGTGGCCTTCCAGGAGGAGCTGCCGGTCGGCGGGTTCGCGCTGGAGTGGGTGGACCTGTCCGGTGTCGCGCCGGCGGCACGGGAGCGGGCCGCGACCGCGGCCACCGAAGCCGCCGCGAACCGACCCTTCGACCTGGCGGCAGAGGCCCCGTTCCGGGCGACACTGGTGCGGATCGGGGCGGTGGACCACATCCTGGTCCTGGCGATGCACCACATCGTCTCCGACGCCTGGTCCCTGGGCATCGTCTGCCGCGACCTGGAGGCCCTGTACGGCGCCCGCACCGAGGGCCGGCCCGCCGCGCTGCCGGAGCTGCCGATCACCTACCGCGACTACGCGGCGTGGGAGTCCGCCGCGGGCGGCAGGGCTCGGGCGGAGAGCCACCTGGACTACTGGCGGACCCGGCTGGCCGGCCTCGCTCCGCTGGAGCTGCCCACCGACCGGCCGCGCCCGGTCGAACGCTCCCACGAGGGGGCGGTCTTCAAGCTGACCCTCCCCTCCCGGCTGCGGCGATCGCTGCGGCAGCTCAACGAGCGCAGCAACTCGACGATGTTCATGACGCTGCTGGCCGCCTACCAGATCGCCCTCGGCTTCCACACCGGGCAGGAGGACATCGCCGTGGGCACGATCGTGGCCAACCGCGACCGTCCGCAGACCGAGTCGCTGGTCGGGTTCTTCGTCAACACCCTGGTCGTGCGGGGGGACCTGTCCGGGAACCCGACGCTCGCCGACCACCTGGGCCGGGTACGGGACGCGGCCCTGGGCGCGATGGACCACCAGGACGTCCCCTTCGAACGCCTGGTCGAGGTGCTCGGCCCGGACCGCGACCTCAGCCGCAACCCGCTGTTCCAGGTGCTCTTCGCCTACGAGTACGCCGACGGGGGTTGCTTCACGCTGGGCGGCGCACGCGGCGAGAGCGTGTCCGTCGGCGCGGACGTCGCGAAGTTCGACCTGTCACTGCACGCCACCGAGCAGCCGGACGGGCTGACGCTCTCGTTCGTCTACCGGCGCGACCTCTTCGACCCCGGGACGGTCGCGACCCTGGCCGACCACGTGCACCGGGTACTCGACGCGATCGTCACCCGCCCGGCGACGGCGATCGCCGACCTGGAGCTGCTGGCCGAGGAGGAGCGCGCCTCGCTGCTGGCCCAGGCGGGCAACCCCGACCCCGTGACGGCCCCGACGGTGCCGCTGCTGCTGGACGCCTTTCACCACCAGGTCCGCCACCGCCCCGACCAGGTCGCGGTGGTGTGCGCGGACAGGCACCTCACGTACGCGCAACTCGACGACCGAGCCGAGCGGTTGGCGCGAGTGCTGCGCCGCCGCGGGGTGCGCCCCGAGTCCCGGGTCGGCGTCTGCACGGGCCGCAACGAATGGCTCGCGGTCGCGGTGCTGGGGATCTGGAAGGCCGGCGGGGCCTACCTGCCCATGGACGGCTCCCACCCGGGCGAGCGCCTCGGGTTCATGGTCGACGACGCCGGCGCCACCCTGCTGCTCACCGACAGCGCCACCCGCGACAAGGTCGCGGGCCTGGGCGCCGAGGTGCTGGTGCTGGACGCGCCCGGCGCGCTCGACGGCTCCGCCTCCCCCGACCGGGACACCGCCCCGGGCACCGCGCTCCGGCCCGGCAACGCCGCGTACATCATCTACACCTCCGGCTCCACCGGCCGCCCGAAGGGCGTCGTGGTCACCCACCACAACGCCGCCCGCCTGTTCGCGTCCTGCGAGGAATCGTTCGACTTCGGCCCGGATGACGTCTGGTCGCTGCTGCACTCCTTCGCCTTCGACTTCTCGGTCTGGGAGCTGTGGGGGGCGCTGGCCAAGGGCGGGCGCGTGGTGATCGCCTCCAAGGACGTGGTCCGGGATCCGGAGGCCGTCTTCGACCTGCTGGCCACCGAGCGCGTCACCGTCCTGAGCCAGACCCCCGCCGCCTTCCAGGGCCTACGGGCGCAGGCCGCGCAGGCCGGGCGCTCGTTCGCGGAACTCGCCCTGCGGACCGTCGTCTTCGGCGGCGACGCGCTGAGCGCGCGGGACTTCGGCGACTGGTTCGCCGATCCCTCGCCGCACCGGCCACAGCTGGTGAACATGTACGGGATCACCGAGACCACCGTGCACGTCACCCATCGGGTCCTGACCCGCGAGGACGCCGAGGGCGACACCCTGTCGCCGATCGGGGTGCCGCTGGCGGACCTGCGCGGACACGTGCTCGACCAGCACCAGCGGCTGGTACCGATCGGTGTCCCGGGCGAGCTGTACGTCGCCGGGGCGGGTCTGGCCCGGGGCTACCTCGGACGCCCGTCGCTGACCGCCGAGCGTTTCGTGCCCGACCCCTACGGACCGGCCGGCGGCCGGCTGTACCGGACCGGCGACCGGGTCCGGCGGCTGCCCGACGGGCAGTTGGAGTTCCTGGGCCGGGTGGACGCGCAGGTCAAGATCCGCGGCTTCCGCATCGAACCGGGCGAGATCGAGGCCGCGCTGCGCGGCTTCCCCGGAGTGGTCGACGCCGCCCTCGTGGTCCGCGAGGAGCCGGGCGGCGTGCGACGGCTGGTCGGGCACATCGCCACCGGCGCCGCCACCCAGGTCGACAGCTGCCCGGTCGGCGCCACCCCGGTCGACACCCGCGAGCTGCGCGCCCACCTCGGCCGCAGCCTGCCCGACTACATGGTCCCGGCCCTGATCACCGAGCACCGGACGCTGCCGCTGACCGTGAACGGCAAGGTCGACCGCAAGGCCCTGGCCCTGCTCCAGGCACGCGAGGCCGACCTCAGCGCGCAGTACACCGCGCCGCGCACACCCACCGAGGAGGTGCTGACCGGAATCTGGGGCAAGGTCCTCGGGCTCGACCGGGTCGGCGTGGACGACAACTTCTTCCGGCTGGGCGGCGACTCCATCCTGGCCCTGCGGGTGATCGGGCTGGCCCGCGAGGCCGGGCTGGCACTGAGCATCCCGGACATCTTCCGGGCCCAGGTCCTGGCGGACCTGGCGGACGTGGCGGACCACTCGACGGCGTCCGTCGGGACGGCACCGGTGGCGGCCCTGTCCATGATCGACAGCGCCGAGGCGGCCTCCCTGCCCCCGGACGTCGAGGACGCCTATCCGCTGACGATGCTCCAGGCGGGCATGCTGCACGAGTTGATGAGCGATCCGGAGCGCGGCGCCTACCACAACGTGACCAGCTTCAAGCTGCGCGACAGCGCCGGCTTCGACCTCGCCGCGTTCCAGGAGGCCGTGGACGTCCTGGTCGAGCGCCACGACATCCTGCGCACCTCCTTCGACCTGCTGCGCGACACCGAGCCGCTGCAACTGGTGCACCGGCGGGCCGCCCTGCCGGTGGGCTTCGCCGACCTGCGCGGCCTGTCCGCGGCCGAGCAGCGCGAGGCCGCCGCCGCCCACGTGCGCGAACAGGCCGCGCTGCCCTTCGACCTGTCCGCCGCCCCGCTGGTACGGCTGTTCGTGCACCGGCTCGACGAGGAGCAGTTCCGGCTGACCATCACCGACTGCCACGTGGTGCTCGACGGCTGGAGCCTGACCTCGTTCATCGCGGACCTGATGGAGCTGCACCACCGCCGGGCGGCCGGCCCGGAGCCCACCGCCGCGGCCGGACCCGCGGTGCGTTTCGCGGACTACGTGGCGCTGGAGCGCGAGGCGCTGGCCTCCACCGCGTCCCGCGAGTTCTGGCACGAGGCGCTGGCCGGCCTGGAACCGGTCCACTTCGCCCCGGCCCCCGGGCCGGCCCCGGTCGGCGACCAGCCGCCGCACGAGGCCGAGCGCTCCTACCGGGAACTGGCCGGGCCCCTGGCCGAGGTCGCCGCCCTGGCCGGGGTCCCGGTGCGGACGGTCTTCCTCGCGGCCTTCTACCGGCTGATGGACCTCTTCGCCGGCGACGACCCCCACAGCATCGGCATGGTCACCAACGGCCGCCCCGAGCACGCCGACGCGGACCTGATGCGCGGCCTGTTCCTCAACACGGTGCCGATCGGGTTCCGCTCCACCGCCCGCAGCTGGGTCGAGTACCTGCGCGAGACCTTCGCCGCCGAGCGCGCCCTGATGCCCCACCGGAGGTTCCCGCTCGCCGAGATGCAGCGCTCCCTGGGCGGAGTGGCGGTCGAGGCCGTCTTCAACTTCGTCAACTTCCACCGGCTCGAGAAGGACGTGTGGGAGGACACGCTGGAGGTCGCCCGCACCAACTTCCCGCTCAGCCTGAACGCCAACCCGGGCGGCATGACCCTGGACGCCGACCCCCGCTACCTGGACGCCACCGCCTGCGAACAGCTCGCGGACACCTACCGGAGCCTGCTGCGGGCGATGGCCGCCGAGCCCCACGGCCCGGTCACCCGGCCCGCCCTCACCGGCGCCGCACGCGACCTGGTGCTGCACCGCTGGAACGCCGCCGCCGCGCAGGACCGGCACCAGGAGGACGACGACCGGCGGCTGTTCCACGAACTGGTCCAGCAGCACGCTGAGCAGCGCCCGCAGGCCCCCGCCCTGGTCCACGGCCGGGACGTCACCGGCTACGGCGAGCTCGACCGCGCCGGCGACCGGATCGCCCGGCGGCTGCGCGCGCTGGGAGTCGACACCGAGACCGTGGTCGGCATCTGCCTGGAACGGGGCCCGGACCTCGCGCGGGCGATCCTGGGTGTGCTCAAGTCCGGTGCCGCCTACCTGTGCCTGGACCCCGAGTACCCCGGGGAGCGGCTCGCCTTCATGGTCGGGGACTCGGCCATGACGGTGCTGCTGACCCAGCCCGAGCTGGCCCACGCCGCCCCTCCGGTCCGGCACACGCTCATGATCGGCGCACTCACCGCGGACCCGGACCCGGAGTCCGGGCACCTCCCGGCCGGCTGCCCCGAGTCCGGGGTGGGGCCGGACAGCACCGCCTACGTGATCTACACCTCCGGCTCCACCGGCACGCCCAAGGGGGTGGCGGTCACCCATCGCGGGATGCTGAACCTGGTCCGGGCGCAGCAGGACGTCCTGTCCCCGTCCCCGGACGACCGCGTGTTGCAGTTCGCGTCCAGCAGCTTCGACGCCTCGGTGTTCGAGATGACCTGGGCGCTGGCCAACGGCGCGCAACTGTGCACCGCCGCACGCCAGGACCTGGCGCCCGGCGCCGACCTCACCCGCACCCTGCGCACCCGGCGGATCACCGCGGCGGTACTGCCCCCGACCGCCCTGAGCGTCATGGACCCGCGGGGACTGCCGGACCTGCGCACCCTGATGGTCGCCGGCGAGGCCTGCCCCGCCGAGATCGTCGACGCCTGGGCGCCCGGGCGGCGCTTCCTCAACGGCTACGGCCTGACCGAGACCTCCGTGTGGGTGACCGCGGCCCGGTGTCTGCCGGGCGGCGGCCGGCCCTCCATCGGCACCCCCGTCCGCAACACCGAGGCCTACGTCCTCGACGAGGACCTGGAACCCGTACCGGTCGGCGCCCCCGGCGAGCTCTGCATCGGCGGCCCCAGTCTGGCCCGCGGCTACCTGGGCCGCCCCGGGACCACCGCGCAGCGCTTCGTCCCCGACCCCTTCAGCGGCCGCAGCGGCGCCCGGCTGTTCCGCACCGGCGACATCGTCCGCCACTCGGCCGACGGCTCGCTCGACTACGTCGGACGCCGGGACAGCCAGGTCAAGCTCCGGGGGTTCCGGATCGAGCTCGGCGAGGTCGAGGACGCGCTGCTGACCCACCCCGGCGTCCGGTCGGCCG
Above is a genomic segment from Kitasatospora cineracea containing:
- a CDS encoding non-ribosomal peptide synthetase, whose protein sequence is MSITTETAEPPLRQALTPAARALLNQRLRGVRAAAGQVAPEIPRLAPGATAVPLSSAQQRLNFLDQLQPGSTEYLMPAVWRLSGELDRSALELALGDLVQRHPQLRTRFPSRGGVAFQEELPVGGFALEWVDLSGVAPAARERAATAATEAAANRPFDLAAEAPFRATLVRIGAVDHILVLAMHHIVSDAWSLGIVCRDLEALYGARTEGRPAALPELPITYRDYAAWESAAGGRARAESHLDYWRTRLAGLAPLELPTDRPRPVERSHEGAVFKLTLPSRLRRSLRQLNERSNSTMFMTLLAAYQIALGFHTGQEDIAVGTIVANRDRPQTESLVGFFVNTLVVRGDLSGNPTLADHLGRVRDAALGAMDHQDVPFERLVEVLGPDRDLSRNPLFQVLFAYEYADGGCFTLGGARGESVSVGADVAKFDLSLHATEQPDGLTLSFVYRRDLFDPGTVATLADHVHRVLDAIVTRPATAIADLELLAEEERASLLAQAGNPDPVTAPTVPLLLDAFHHQVRHRPDQVAVVCADRHLTYAQLDDRAERLARVLRRRGVRPESRVGVCTGRNEWLAVAVLGIWKAGGAYLPMDGSHPGERLGFMVDDAGATLLLTDSATRDKVAGLGAEVLVLDAPGALDGSASPDRDTAPGTALRPGNAAYIIYTSGSTGRPKGVVVTHHNAARLFASCEESFDFGPDDVWSLLHSFAFDFSVWELWGALAKGGRVVIASKDVVRDPEAVFDLLATERVTVLSQTPAAFQGLRAQAAQAGRSFAELALRTVVFGGDALSARDFGDWFADPSPHRPQLVNMYGITETTVHVTHRVLTREDAEGDTLSPIGVPLADLRGHVLDQHQRLVPIGVPGELYVAGAGLARGYLGRPSLTAERFVPDPYGPAGGRLYRTGDRVRRLPDGQLEFLGRVDAQVKIRGFRIEPGEIEAALRGFPGVVDAALVVREEPGGVRRLVGHIATGAATQVDSCPVGATPVDTRELRAHLGRSLPDYMVPALITEHRTLPLTVNGKVDRKALALLQAREADLSAQYTAPRTPTEEVLTGIWGKVLGLDRVGVDDNFFRLGGDSILALRVIGLAREAGLALSIPDIFRAQVLADLADVADHSTASVGTAPVAALSMIDSAEAASLPPDVEDAYPLTMLQAGMLHELMSDPERGAYHNVTSFKLRDSAGFDLAAFQEAVDVLVERHDILRTSFDLLRDTEPLQLVHRRAALPVGFADLRGLSAAEQREAAAAHVREQAALPFDLSAAPLVRLFVHRLDEEQFRLTITDCHVVLDGWSLTSFIADLMELHHRRAAGPEPTAAAGPAVRFADYVALEREALASTASREFWHEALAGLEPVHFAPAPGPAPVGDQPPHEAERSYRELAGPLAEVAALAGVPVRTVFLAAFYRLMDLFAGDDPHSIGMVTNGRPEHADADLMRGLFLNTVPIGFRSTARSWVEYLRETFAAERALMPHRRFPLAEMQRSLGGVAVEAVFNFVNFHRLEKDVWEDTLEVARTNFPLSLNANPGGMTLDADPRYLDATACEQLADTYRSLLRAMAAEPHGPVTRPALTGAARDLVLHRWNAAAAQDRHQEDDDRRLFHELVQQHAEQRPQAPALVHGRDVTGYGELDRAGDRIARRLRALGVDTETVVGICLERGPDLARAILGVLKSGAAYLCLDPEYPGERLAFMVGDSAMTVLLTQPELAHAAPPVRHTLMIGALTADPDPESGHLPAGCPESGVGPDSTAYVIYTSGSTGTPKGVAVTHRGMLNLVRAQQDVLSPSPDDRVLQFASSSFDASVFEMTWALANGAQLCTAARQDLAPGADLTRTLRTRRITAAVLPPTALSVMDPRGLPDLRTLMVAGEACPAEIVDAWAPGRRFLNGYGLTETSVWVTAARCLPGGGRPSIGTPVRNTEAYVLDEDLEPVPVGAPGELCIGGPSLARGYLGRPGTTAQRFVPDPFSGRSGARLFRTGDIVRHSADGSLDYVGRRDSQVKLRGFRIELGEVEDALLTHPGVRSAVAMVRADGGGDPRLVAYVVPQEAGSAPQAEELRQALRRRLPAHMVPTAYVVIDAVPLTANRKVNRRALPPVQSVRTGSAADHVAPRTPAEQAMAQVWAEVLGVERVGIQDDFFALGGSSLSTVRVVAKARARGLALTVRDLVESPTIAGISGLRPTADPVAGPRSRVVLRPGAGQPLNCVHPTGGSVTWYLPLARALGGARPVHGYQALGLAGGTDPLTIPEIAGNYVRELTADRDGGPHAVLGWSMGANIALEMATQLLDAGAEVAPLVLVEPYLPTPDTHRRLAGFAEQQRHALVLRDELRATPAGSEARTAADARLRTVLRDAGMVDEEVDLAQDAPIEVWHSLLQALAGYRARPYPGRIHLVIGRDTADRPQDTPMPDIGVPYREYLSAWQGLAAGGLQVHHLPGGHRTMLTDPGVGNIAALLGTLTSGGRPC